Proteins from a single region of Canis aureus isolate CA01 chromosome 26, VMU_Caureus_v.1.0, whole genome shotgun sequence:
- the LOC144298898 gene encoding transmembrane protein 229A-like — MPFAKKEYSENIKYTAPQPGPGPASGVWREALRLASGPGPGSALPGVPGPRAAGAARVTPGGGFSAPASPADAVPGGGRRGAAGLPRRDPAGLCAEGGAGGGPGEGGRGRAGGEHREAGEGRHCSLSASGAGGRGGGAAAATGFAAVLASTPPWGSGCHRAAAGTELPALPRGPRRRGPAAPRTRRCGRGGAGGRGREAAASRPEPLSTAEAPAAGAALPAWSDSASTGRTGCPGRLARSPDLRRLGFSSPAAACCTRSPASPRRRSACRPRCPSAFVFSSPASPSARVALQTPAARRCGSACAADRARRCGAAALGLRDCRTCWRSPAAQCSRSASCACGTGAARAAAPALAARAPAAPGAGGRRRPPRHRGRRGAPLGGCRTRSAFSSSERTAFGMRSSSLSWAGRRADQRPHVALVLLSVGQLQLRGGETLLPPALEPRLEHLEAVPVYVTFLYAWELCRGLGLRSCGACSWDYSHYPLNFMGLITLFTWLDIP; from the exons atgCCTTTTGCTAAGAAGGAGTACTCAGAG AACATTAAATACACAGCACCGCAGCctgggcccggcccggcctctGGCGTGTGGCGCGAGGCCCTCCGCCTCGCCAGCGGGCCCGGCCCTGGTTCCGCGCTCCCGGGAGTGCCGGGCCCCCGCGCAGCCGGCGCAGCTCGGGTCACCCCTGGTGGGGGTTTCTCCGCTCCTGCCTCCCCCGCCGACGCCGTCCCAGGAGGAGGGCGGAGAGGCGCGGCCGGGCTTCCTCGCCGGGACCCCGCGGGCCTCTGCGCGGAGGGCGGAGCGGGAGGGGGGCCCGGCGAAGGCGGGAGAGGGCGAGCCGGAGGGGAGCACCGGGAGGCCGGGGAAGGGCGTCACTGCTCGCTCTCCGCTTCAGGAGCCGGCGGCagaggcggcggggcggcggcggcgacggggTTCGCAGCGGTCCTCGCCTCCACTCCTCCGTGG GGCTCCGGCTGCCATCGGGCCGCGGCCGGGACGGAGCTCCCTGCGCTCCCCCGGGGGCCTCGGCGGCGCGGCCCCGCAGCTCCACGCACGCGGCGATGCGGgcgcggaggggcgggcgggcgggggcgcgaggCTGCCGCCAGCCGCCCGGAGCCGCTGTCCACTGCTGAAGCGCCGGCCGCCGGCGCCGCGCTGCCCGCCTGGAGCGACTCTGCTAGTACGGGACGCACGGGATGCCCGGGACGCCTCGCTCGCAGCCCGGACCTCCGCAGGCTGGGGTTCTCCTCGCCCGCCGCCGCCTGCTGCACTCGCTCACCCGCTTCGCCCCGGAGAAGGTCTGCCTGCCGGCCGCGCTGCCCCAGCGCCTTCGTCTTCAGTTCTCCGGCCTCCCCGTCGGCCCGCGTGGCGCTGCAGACCCCGGCGGCCAGGCGCTGCGGCTCGGCCTGCGCGGCGGACCGGGCGCGGCGGTGCGGGGCCGCTGCGCTGGGGCTGCGGGACTGCAGGACGTGCTGGCGCTCTCCCGCGGCCCAGTGCTCCCGAAGCGCTTCCTGCGCCTGCGGCACCGGGGCCGCCCGAGCAGCGGCCCCAGCCTTGGccgcgcgcgcccccgccgctCCGGGCGCAGGTGGCCGGCGACGACCGCCGAGGCACCGGGGGCGTCGGGGAGCCCCGCTCGGGGGCTGCCGGACCCGCTCCGCTTTCTCTTCTTCGGAACGCACGGCTTTTGGGATGAGATCCTCTTCACTTTCTTGGGCAGGCAGACGGGCCGACCAGCGGCCACACGTCGCTCTGGTCCTCCTTTCTGTAGGGCAGCTGCAGCTTCGTGGTGGAGAAACTCTACTTCCACCTGCACTGGAGCCGCGGCTGGAGCACCTGGAAGCGGTGCCCGTCTACGTGACCTTCCTCTACGCGTGGGAGCTGTGCCGGGGCCTGGGCCTCCGCTCGTGCGGCGCTTGCTCCTGGGACTATTCTCACTACCCACTCAATTTCATGGGCCTCATCACCCTATTTACCTGGTTGGATATTCCTTAG